A region from the Natronomonas salsuginis genome encodes:
- a CDS encoding tripartite tricarboxylate transporter permease, whose protein sequence is MEVTLAPAATAVALCFVAGGVALGAISGLVPGLHANNMALLLAGVAPSIPGPPLYVGMAMLAAGVVHTFLEIVPTLALGVPDPAMAVAALPGHRLVLEGRGREALRLSALGSAAAVALAAPLAIPITRAMVRLWPTLRANLPLVLGCVALTLIATERGVASKVVGAVSFALSALLGIGTLDISPEAPLAAGGMLAPLFAGLFGAPVLIDAIGGDGVPPQDGAGITASKRSVFGLSGLGTVAGAIVGYVPAVSSAVAATLALLAVPGRYGARGFIVATSGVNTANTIFALFALVALGSPRTGVLVALESASVPLSIPHLLAAVVIGASAGLLGVVTLGDRYLVAVGRLDPTSLSVALLCALAGISFLFAGGVGVGAYAAATVVGLVPARFRARRANLMGVLIGPIIVG, encoded by the coding sequence ATGGAGGTGACATTGGCCCCGGCGGCGACCGCAGTTGCGCTTTGTTTCGTCGCTGGCGGCGTCGCGCTCGGGGCGATCAGCGGACTCGTGCCTGGCCTGCACGCGAACAACATGGCGCTGCTGTTAGCTGGCGTCGCGCCGTCGATTCCGGGACCGCCGCTGTACGTCGGGATGGCGATGCTCGCGGCCGGCGTCGTCCACACGTTCCTCGAGATCGTCCCGACGCTCGCGCTCGGCGTGCCCGATCCGGCGATGGCGGTCGCGGCGCTGCCGGGACATCGGCTCGTGTTGGAGGGTCGCGGTCGGGAAGCGTTGCGGCTGTCGGCACTGGGTAGCGCCGCGGCGGTCGCCCTCGCAGCCCCGCTCGCGATCCCGATCACCCGCGCGATGGTTCGGCTCTGGCCGACGCTTCGAGCGAATCTGCCGCTCGTCCTCGGGTGCGTCGCCCTGACGCTGATCGCGACCGAACGCGGCGTCGCGTCCAAGGTCGTCGGTGCCGTCTCGTTCGCGTTGAGCGCGCTGTTGGGGATCGGAACGCTCGATATCTCCCCGGAGGCGCCGCTCGCGGCCGGCGGGATGCTCGCGCCGCTTTTCGCCGGGCTGTTCGGCGCGCCGGTGCTCATCGACGCGATCGGCGGCGACGGCGTCCCGCCGCAAGACGGGGCCGGAATCACCGCCTCGAAACGGAGCGTGTTCGGGCTGTCGGGGCTTGGCACAGTCGCCGGCGCGATCGTGGGGTACGTCCCAGCGGTGTCGAGCGCCGTTGCGGCGACGCTCGCGCTCCTCGCGGTTCCGGGGCGCTACGGCGCGAGGGGCTTTATCGTCGCGACATCGGGCGTCAATACGGCCAACACCATCTTCGCCCTCTTCGCGCTCGTCGCGCTCGGATCGCCGCGAACCGGCGTGCTCGTCGCCCTCGAATCTGCGTCGGTGCCGCTGTCGATTCCCCATCTGCTCGCCGCAGTCGTGATCGGAGCGAGCGCCGGGCTTCTGGGCGTCGTAACGCTCGGTGACCGGTATCTCGTCGCAGTCGGTCGATTGGATCCCACCAGCCTGTCCGTGGCGCTGCTTTGTGCGCTCGCCGGCATTTCGTTTCTGTTCGCGGGGGGTGTCGGCGTCGGTGCGTACGCCGCCGCGACTGTCGTCGGGCTCGTCCCGGCGCGGTTTCGCGCCCGACGAGCGAACCTCATGGGGGTGCTCATCGGGCCGATCATCGTCGGGTGA
- a CDS encoding class I SAM-dependent methyltransferase, whose protein sequence is MPKSQPFERYTERYEGWFDAHEAAYRSEVEALERLIPRPGIGIEIGVGSGRFAAPLGMQVGLDPAIGMLSLARKRDIEVVRGVAERLPFDDGTFDTALIVTTICFVDDIPQTLAEARRILRPSGELVIGYIDRDSPVGRMYQEEQSESPFYRDAVFVSTDELVEALETAGFSAFEFVQTIYHRPDETDEPEPIDSGYGEGSFVGIKASR, encoded by the coding sequence ATGCCGAAATCACAGCCGTTCGAGCGATACACCGAACGATACGAGGGGTGGTTCGACGCGCACGAGGCGGCCTACCGATCGGAGGTCGAGGCGCTCGAGCGACTGATCCCACGGCCGGGGATCGGAATCGAGATCGGCGTCGGGAGCGGCCGGTTCGCCGCCCCGCTCGGAATGCAGGTCGGACTCGACCCGGCGATTGGCATGCTTTCGTTGGCTCGCAAACGCGATATCGAAGTCGTCAGAGGGGTCGCCGAACGCCTCCCGTTCGACGACGGGACGTTCGACACGGCGCTGATCGTCACGACGATCTGTTTCGTCGACGATATCCCCCAGACGCTGGCCGAGGCGCGACGGATCCTGCGTCCGAGTGGCGAGCTCGTCATCGGATACATCGACAGGGACAGCCCCGTCGGTCGGATGTACCAAGAAGAGCAGTCGGAAAGCCCGTTTTATCGGGACGCCGTGTTCGTCTCGACCGACGAACTGGTCGAGGCGCTCGAAACGGCGGGGTTCTCGGCGTTCGAGTTCGTGCAGACGATCTACCACCGGCCGGACGAGACCGACGAACCCGAGCCGATCGACTCGGGGTACGGCGAGGGCTCCTTCGTCGGGATCAAAGCGTCCCGCTGA
- a CDS encoding CBS domain-containing protein, translating to MPIQDLAREDVIRSTPETPVSELAQQMRDENVGSVVIENENSPAGIVTDRDLTTRVLAEEVNPDDQTANDVMSTDLCAVGPDTGFYEAAQMMSENGVRRLPVCDETNELVGIITADDLTELLSDETQQLASVIRAQRPEY from the coding sequence ATGCCGATTCAAGATCTTGCCCGAGAAGACGTCATCCGATCGACCCCCGAGACACCGGTTTCGGAGCTCGCCCAGCAGATGCGAGACGAAAACGTGGGAAGTGTGGTCATCGAGAACGAGAACAGTCCGGCCGGGATCGTCACCGATCGCGATCTGACGACTCGCGTACTCGCCGAAGAGGTGAACCCTGACGACCAGACCGCCAACGACGTCATGTCGACGGACCTGTGTGCTGTCGGCCCAGACACGGGTTTTTACGAGGCTGCACAGATGATGAGCGAAAACGGCGTGCGTCGCCTGCCCGTTTGCGACGAGACTAACGAACTCGTGGGGATCATCACTGCCGACGACCTGACCGAACTCCTCTCGGACGAAACTCAGCAGCTGGCGTCGGTTATTCGAGCACAACGACCCGAATACTAG
- a CDS encoding MgtC/SapB family protein, producing the protein MVEIVGSLFIRLLVAVGIGALIGLEREQAESGGTFAGSRTFPLLALIGAIVQAFFPGLLASALLVTAIPLTVAYIAKVLTEGDIGLTTVVAAVLTVLLGALTVASERGTLVAIIVGGIVTVLLSAKPTIHRLVDRIDERERRASMKFILVVVVVLPLLPDRELEVLYGLNPRFIWIMVGFVTGLSFVAYILSRVVGAKRGIALTGILGGFVSSTATTVSMAGRTRESPDLYGIGTFSIVVASIAMFPRALVEVAVVNPSLLPRLLVPLGAMTGLGVLVSAVAYWDSQTDSGTEANLENPFRLRPALFFGAVFAIVLLVSQSAHSWFGVSGVYATAFLSGLADVDAITLTLSTLEADGEISASVATTGIVIGAIANTLTKIGLAWLLGTAALGRRVTVSLGAVSALGVAAVAL; encoded by the coding sequence ATGGTCGAGATCGTCGGCTCACTCTTCATTCGTCTCCTCGTCGCCGTCGGCATCGGGGCGCTCATCGGACTGGAACGAGAACAGGCGGAGTCCGGCGGAACGTTTGCGGGCAGTCGCACGTTTCCGCTTCTCGCCCTAATCGGCGCCATCGTACAGGCGTTCTTTCCCGGACTGCTCGCCTCGGCGCTGCTCGTCACCGCGATCCCGCTGACGGTCGCGTACATCGCGAAGGTCCTGACGGAAGGCGATATCGGACTCACAACGGTGGTCGCTGCCGTGCTCACCGTTCTCCTCGGAGCGCTCACGGTCGCCTCGGAGCGCGGAACGCTCGTCGCCATCATCGTCGGTGGGATCGTTACGGTACTCCTGTCCGCGAAGCCGACGATTCATCGGCTGGTCGACCGGATCGACGAGCGCGAACGCCGCGCCTCGATGAAGTTCATCCTCGTCGTCGTGGTCGTTCTACCGCTCCTGCCGGATCGCGAACTGGAAGTCCTGTACGGGCTCAATCCGCGATTCATCTGGATCATGGTCGGATTCGTCACGGGACTGAGCTTCGTCGCCTACATCTTGAGTCGGGTCGTCGGCGCCAAACGTGGGATCGCTCTGACCGGCATTCTCGGTGGGTTCGTCTCCTCGACCGCGACGACCGTCTCGATGGCCGGACGGACGCGAGAGAGCCCCGATCTCTACGGGATCGGGACGTTCTCGATCGTCGTCGCGTCGATCGCTATGTTCCCTCGAGCGCTCGTCGAGGTCGCCGTCGTCAACCCCTCGCTGCTCCCTCGACTCCTCGTCCCGCTCGGGGCGATGACCGGTCTCGGAGTTCTCGTCTCGGCGGTCGCGTACTGGGACTCACAGACAGACTCGGGAACCGAGGCCAATCTCGAGAATCCGTTCCGACTCCGCCCGGCGCTGTTTTTCGGCGCCGTCTTCGCGATCGTCCTCTTGGTGTCCCAATCGGCTCACTCGTGGTTCGGCGTTTCGGGGGTCTACGCGACGGCATTCCTCTCGGGGCTGGCCGACGTGGACGCGATCACGCTCACGCTGAGCACGCTCGAGGCCGACGGCGAGATATCCGCCTCGGTCGCGACCACGGGTATCGTCATCGGCGCCATCGCGAACACGCTCACGAAGATCGGACTCGCGTGGCTGTTGGGAACCGCGGCGCTCGGCCGGCGAGTGACGGTCTCCCTCGGGGCCGTTTCGGCCCTCGGCGTCGCCGCCGTCGCCCTCTGA
- a CDS encoding ABC1 kinase family protein: MSGLIRRYLVVCLRFLPFSLAFLRDRRRYVLFGPRRNVSDGEHRRRAERIRDTMLELGPTFIKIGQVLSTRPDIVPPIYAEVFQTLQDEIPEDAGGDPKQIVANELGTELDPSTLDPIAGGSLAYVYTARYREERIALKVRRPGLKPLIERDLRVVRGLIPLVGLFAAERQQYSVRNAADDFEEIISNELDFDRERRIMDEIGANLAADDRVVIPDTYERLSSERVLAMEYLTGRKVTDEDAFDDLDVTPHEIATRILEVYLRMGLVDGVFHADPHPGNLAVTDDGRLLLFDFGMSECITATVQENIAGLYRALVRRDVDGMTDALIALDVLEPHVNRAKVSRVLELVIENLEGRAEITWRTIITELTTRLRAFPFRIPPDVMLLIRVGTVGEGVCRQLDPEFDFLAVVRSFLIEYGFLESELDAILEATWADVQQSFPALVRLPTRVDRTLSRLERGELTLRADPTVETGVGDRNLGYAVLAGSTLVTAAILAFHDRPYEIPVLLAAIAFLIVYLARRRTST, encoded by the coding sequence ATGAGTGGATTGATTCGCCGGTATCTGGTCGTTTGCCTGCGGTTTCTCCCCTTTTCGCTCGCGTTTCTCAGGGATCGCCGACGATACGTACTGTTCGGCCCCAGACGGAACGTCTCCGACGGGGAACACCGACGGAGGGCCGAACGGATCCGCGACACGATGCTCGAACTCGGCCCGACGTTCATCAAGATCGGACAGGTGCTCTCGACGCGCCCCGACATCGTCCCGCCGATCTACGCCGAGGTGTTTCAAACGCTCCAAGACGAGATCCCCGAAGACGCGGGGGGAGATCCCAAGCAGATCGTCGCGAACGAGCTCGGCACCGAACTCGACCCGTCGACACTCGACCCGATCGCCGGTGGGTCGCTCGCGTACGTCTATACCGCCCGCTACCGAGAGGAGCGAATCGCGCTGAAGGTACGCCGTCCGGGCCTGAAACCCCTCATCGAGCGCGACCTCCGGGTCGTTCGTGGGCTGATTCCGCTGGTCGGTCTCTTTGCGGCCGAACGCCAGCAGTATTCGGTCCGGAACGCTGCCGACGACTTCGAGGAGATCATCTCGAACGAGCTGGACTTCGACCGGGAGCGACGGATCATGGACGAAATCGGAGCGAATCTCGCCGCCGACGACCGAGTCGTCATTCCGGACACCTACGAGCGGCTGTCCTCGGAGCGAGTGTTGGCGATGGAGTATCTGACCGGCCGAAAGGTCACCGACGAGGACGCGTTCGACGACCTCGACGTCACGCCACACGAGATAGCGACCCGAATCCTCGAAGTGTACTTACGGATGGGTCTCGTCGATGGTGTCTTCCATGCAGACCCCCATCCCGGCAACCTCGCGGTCACCGACGACGGTCGCCTCCTACTCTTCGACTTCGGTATGAGCGAATGCATCACGGCCACCGTCCAAGAGAACATCGCCGGGCTCTACCGGGCGCTCGTTCGCCGCGACGTCGATGGAATGACCGACGCGCTCATCGCCCTCGACGTTCTCGAACCGCACGTAAACCGTGCCAAAGTCAGCCGGGTACTCGAACTCGTCATCGAGAACCTCGAGGGACGAGCGGAGATCACCTGGCGGACTATCATCACCGAGCTGACGACGAGGCTCCGGGCGTTCCCGTTTCGCATCCCGCCGGACGTGATGTTACTCATCAGGGTCGGAACCGTCGGGGAGGGCGTCTGCCGGCAACTCGATCCGGAATTTGACTTCCTCGCGGTCGTTCGCTCGTTCCTCATCGAATACGGTTTTCTCGAGAGCGAGCTCGATGCGATCCTCGAAGCGACCTGGGCAGACGTGCAGCAATCGTTTCCCGCTCTCGTTCGGCTTCCGACGCGCGTCGACCGGACGCTCTCCCGCCTCGAACGCGGCGAGTTGACGCTTCGAGCCGACCCCACCGTCGAAACTGGAGTCGGCGATCGAAACCTGGGATATGCGGTCCTCGCCGGGTCGACTCTCGTCACGGCCGCTATTTTGGCGTTCCACGATCGCCCCTACGAGATCCCCGTCCTCCTCGCCGCCATCGCGTTTCTCATCGTCTACCTCGCCCGTCGCCGAACGTCGACGTGA
- the rpl12p gene encoding 50S ribosomal protein P1: MEYVYAALILHETDEEINEDNLTGVLEAAGVDVEESRVKALVAALEDVDIEEAIETAAAVPAAGAGGAAAGGADDGDAEAEAEEEAEEADAEEEDEEEDDDGGEGLGELFG; this comes from the coding sequence ATGGAATACGTTTACGCAGCACTCATCCTGCACGAAACTGACGAAGAGATCAACGAAGACAACCTGACCGGCGTGCTCGAAGCCGCCGGCGTCGACGTCGAAGAATCCCGCGTCAAGGCGCTCGTCGCCGCGCTAGAGGACGTCGACATCGAGGAGGCCATCGAGACGGCCGCCGCGGTTCCGGCCGCGGGTGCCGGCGGTGCCGCCGCGGGCGGTGCCGACGACGGCGACGCAGAGGCCGAGGCCGAAGAGGAGGCTGAGGAAGCCGACGCTGAGGAAGAAGACGAAGAGGAAGACGACGACGGCGGCGAAGGTCTCGGCGAGCTGTTCGGCTAA
- a CDS encoding 50S ribosomal protein L10 produces MSAEAERKTETIPQWKREEIDSIVEFLETYGSIGIVDITGIPSRQLQDMRRELHGTAALRVSRNTLIVRALENVDGLEDLVEHVEGQIGLIGTNDNPFGLYQQLEASKTPAPINAGEVTPNDIVIPEGDTGVDPGPFVGELQTVGANARIDGGSIKVVEDSTVLSAGEEVSADLANVLSELGIEPKEVGLDLRGVFSEGVLFSPEELDIDVDEYVADLQSASSAARNLSINAEYPTTRTAPAMLAKAAGEAKSVGLSAAIESPDLADDLVSKADAQVRALAAAIDDEEALPEELRGVEAAAPAAEPADDDDDADEDGDADAADESTEEDDAEDDADDGGDALGNMFG; encoded by the coding sequence ATGAGCGCCGAGGCGGAACGCAAGACCGAGACGATCCCACAGTGGAAACGCGAGGAGATCGACTCGATCGTCGAGTTCCTCGAGACCTATGGATCGATCGGCATCGTCGACATCACGGGGATTCCGAGCCGCCAGTTGCAGGACATGCGCCGTGAACTTCACGGCACTGCGGCCCTGCGCGTCTCGAGGAACACCCTGATCGTGCGAGCGCTCGAGAACGTCGACGGGCTCGAAGACCTCGTCGAACACGTCGAGGGACAGATCGGGTTGATCGGCACGAACGACAACCCGTTCGGGCTCTACCAACAGCTCGAAGCCTCGAAGACCCCCGCCCCGATCAACGCCGGGGAGGTCACGCCGAACGACATCGTCATTCCGGAAGGCGACACTGGCGTCGATCCGGGGCCGTTCGTCGGCGAACTCCAGACGGTCGGAGCGAACGCTCGGATCGACGGCGGGTCGATCAAGGTCGTCGAGGACTCGACGGTGCTCTCGGCCGGCGAGGAGGTTTCGGCCGATCTCGCGAACGTCCTCAGCGAACTCGGTATCGAACCCAAAGAGGTCGGACTCGACCTCCGTGGCGTGTTCTCCGAAGGCGTGCTGTTCTCGCCGGAGGAGCTCGACATCGACGTCGACGAGTACGTCGCGGACCTCCAGTCCGCATCCAGCGCCGCACGCAACCTCTCTATCAATGCCGAGTATCCGACGACGCGAACCGCGCCGGCGATGCTCGCGAAGGCGGCCGGCGAGGCGAAGTCCGTCGGTCTGTCGGCGGCGATCGAAAGCCCCGACCTGGCCGACGATCTCGTCTCGAAGGCCGACGCGCAAGTTCGCGCGCTCGCGGCCGCGATCGACGACGAAGAGGCGTTGCCTGAGGAACTCCGCGGCGTCGAGGCCGCCGCTCCCGCGGCGGAGCCGGCCGACGACGATGACGACGCGGACGAAGACGGCGATGCCGACGCAGCAGACGAATCGACTGAAGAAGACGACGCCGAGGACGACGCCGACGACGGCGGCGATGCGCTCGGTAACATGTTCGGGTAA
- a CDS encoding 50S ribosomal protein L1: protein MADSIEDAVSRALSDAPERNFRETVDLAINLRDIDLADPNNRVDESIVLPSGTGQDTRIVVFAEGETALRAEDVADEVLDSDDLEDLGDDDNAAKDLADETDFFIAEANMMQNIGRYLGTVLGPRGKMPTPLQPDDDVVETVNRMKNTVQVRSGERRTFHTRVGAEDMNADDIATNIDVILRRLFTDLEKGPQNIDTVYVKTTMGPAVEVPA, encoded by the coding sequence ATGGCAGATTCGATAGAGGACGCAGTATCCCGCGCACTAAGCGATGCACCCGAGCGGAACTTCCGCGAGACGGTGGACCTCGCTATCAACCTGCGCGACATTGACCTAGCAGACCCCAACAACCGGGTGGACGAGAGCATCGTCCTACCATCGGGTACGGGCCAGGACACGCGTATCGTTGTCTTCGCGGAGGGCGAAACCGCCCTCCGAGCCGAGGACGTCGCAGACGAAGTACTCGACAGCGACGACCTCGAAGACCTCGGAGACGACGATAACGCGGCGAAAGATCTAGCCGACGAGACGGACTTCTTCATCGCGGAGGCCAACATGATGCAGAACATCGGTCGCTACCTCGGGACCGTGCTCGGTCCCCGGGGGAAGATGCCGACCCCGCTGCAACCCGACGACGACGTCGTCGAGACGGTCAACCGGATGAAGAACACCGTTCAGGTCCGCTCCGGCGAGCGACGCACGTTCCACACGCGCGTCGGCGCCGAGGACATGAACGCTGACGATATCGCCACCAACATCGACGTCATCCTGCGCCGACTGTTCACGGACCTCGAGAAGGGCCCCCAGAACATCGATACGGTGTACGTGAAGACGACGATGGGTCCGGCGGTGGAGGTGCCCGCATGA
- a CDS encoding ATPase, with protein sequence MKLLVAGSAEVDAGKTTFTTGLIERTGVRGYKPRAGNGYWYDQGDYRRAVDEGRLYGKDAKKIAAANGDVRPEAINPVHRLWLPTPGRGKGILGRDGRRFLFDRVTRDSDDTYVVNGQTEIPPAAERAFPLDSAPNVGSLSELNELMADCHAPALGALAEEIETRDGAIVESYADIARPLSAFVPDAVAVVEPRRCRIYDGGRYAKACDVASGSAHEGRLEERVESVVGLLDPEASVTLPALSSEERDDRTVIADAYQDAYDALLASV encoded by the coding sequence ATGAAACTGCTCGTCGCCGGTAGCGCGGAGGTCGACGCCGGCAAGACGACGTTCACCACGGGGCTGATCGAGCGGACGGGGGTCCGCGGCTACAAACCGCGCGCCGGGAACGGCTACTGGTACGATCAGGGCGACTACCGGCGCGCCGTCGACGAGGGGCGACTCTACGGCAAGGACGCGAAGAAGATCGCGGCGGCGAACGGTGACGTGCGCCCCGAGGCGATCAACCCCGTTCACCGACTCTGGCTCCCCACGCCCGGTCGGGGAAAGGGGATCTTGGGCCGCGACGGCCGACGTTTTCTGTTCGATCGCGTGACGCGTGATTCGGACGACACGTACGTCGTCAACGGGCAGACGGAGATCCCGCCGGCGGCCGAACGGGCGTTTCCGCTCGACTCGGCACCCAACGTGGGGTCGCTGTCCGAGCTCAACGAGCTAATGGCCGATTGTCACGCGCCCGCACTCGGTGCGCTCGCCGAGGAGATCGAAACGCGCGACGGCGCGATCGTCGAGTCCTACGCGGACATCGCCCGCCCGCTCTCGGCGTTCGTCCCGGACGCCGTCGCGGTCGTCGAGCCGCGTCGATGCCGGATATACGACGGCGGGCGGTACGCGAAGGCCTGCGACGTGGCGAGCGGCAGCGCCCACGAGGGCAGACTGGAGGAGCGTGTCGAGTCGGTCGTCGGGCTTCTCGACCCGGAGGCGTCGGTCACGTTGCCGGCGCTGTCGAGTGAGGAACGGGACGATCGGACCGTCATCGCCGACGCGTACCAAGACGCCTACGATGCACTTCTCGCGTCGGTCTGA
- a CDS encoding DUF5827 family protein, whose protein sequence is MPRPREEFDDLREFEFRDPEEVLDAEQLYTVYEIARLLQGLAPGTDLDPATEDILLDWAIPWMLDHSESFVFAEPEADDEPGYYGLR, encoded by the coding sequence ATGCCCAGACCACGCGAGGAGTTCGACGACCTCCGCGAGTTCGAGTTTCGCGACCCCGAGGAGGTACTCGACGCCGAGCAGTTGTACACCGTCTACGAGATCGCCCGCCTGTTACAGGGGCTCGCCCCCGGCACCGATCTCGACCCCGCGACGGAGGATATCCTCCTCGATTGGGCGATCCCGTGGATGCTCGACCACAGCGAGTCGTTCGTGTTCGCCGAACCCGAGGCCGACGACGAACCGGGGTACTACGGCCTCCGATGA